One window of the Torulaspora delbrueckii CBS 1146 chromosome 6, complete genome genome contains the following:
- the TAF12 gene encoding Taf12p (similar to Saccharomyces cerevisiae TAF12 (YDR145W); ancestral locus Anc_8.323), with amino-acid sequence MSYDGDTANSTAEGSASQGIGGQQRQLLELTTKFRALVNEAKSVGENTPRGKELLIKASKIKAIYDNYNRQRQQAAQAFVQGRNGGTPGANPASSGSTGSVGAVNAAGSSSSGSSQQSRSSGSQLANIIKQVLTPEQNQQFEALSQNFQARANSIRDKHTFLKQHIERLNQEVSKQTDASAKKQLEEKKTELANNLKMLNMEYGALQQEFQNGKKKFYVECARHNPALQRLLQRSTQQQRMAQQQQVQPSEGSPAGEAGSPGAAGNSAKAQQGTPANITTQKLPQQNQVRSQSTSSNTGSRAQSQVTNVNAAASMAYNNGANKSAIFKQSDPLVPISETVTAKTPSPVTYKTNRPTLTGGTAMNAAALNTPTMTKLPPYEVDTERVMSKRKLRELVKTVGIDEGDGETVIDGDVESLLLDLADDFVSNVTGFACRLAKHRKSDNLDTRDIQLHLERNWNIRIPGYSADEIRSTRKWNPKPSYNQKMQAINSDKATSAKNASSGKSLSQSK; translated from the coding sequence ATGTCTTACGACGGGGATACTGCAAACAGCACGGCCGAGGGTAGTGCATCGCAGGGAATTGGAGGTCAACAACGGCAGTTGTTGGAATTGACGACTAAGTTTAGAGCGCTTGTCAATGAGGCCAAGAGTGTGGGAGAAAATACGCCCAGAGGTAAGGAATTGCTTATtaaagcttcaaagattaAGGCAATATACGATAATTACAATAGGCAGCGACAACAGGCAGCTCAGGCGTTTGTGCAGGGTCGCAATGGTGGAACACCGGGGGCAAACCCTGCTTCAAGTGGCTCAACGGGCTCTGTTGGGGCTGTCAACGCAGCAGGGAGCTCAAGTAGTGGATCAAGTCAGCAAAGCAGAAGCAGTGGGAGCCAATTGGCCAATATTATTAAACAAGTTCTCACTCCCGAGCAAAATCAACAATTCGAAGCACTATCGCAGAATTTTCAAGCTAGAGCCAATAGCATTAGGGATAAGCACACTTTTTTGAAACAGCATATAGAGAGATTAAACCAGGAAGTCAGTAAACAGACAGACGCGTCAGCGAAGAAGCAGCTAGAGGAAAAAAAGACCGAGTTGGCTAATAATCTGAAAATGCTGAATATGGAGTATGGTGCTTTACAACAAGAGTTTCAAaatggtaagaagaagttttaCGTTGAGTGCGCCAGACATAATCCAGCTTTGCAACGGCTTCTACAAAGAAGTACACAACAACAACGTATGGCTCAGCAGCAGCAAGTTCAACCATCGGAGGGTTCACCTGCGGGAGAAGCTGGATCACCAGGTGCGGCAGGAAATAGCGCCAAGGCTCAGCAAGGTACACCAGCTAATATCACTACACAAAAGCTTCCGCAGCAAAACCAGGTACGTTCGCAGTCCACTTCCTCAAACACAGGAAGTAGAGCTCAATCTCAAGTTACAAACGTCAACGCAGCTGCTTCTATGGCATATAACAATGGAGCCAATAAATCAGCCATATTTAAACAGTCCGATCCACTCGTGCCTATCTCGGAAACGGTGACAGCAAAGACTCCATCACCAGTAACATACAAGACAAATCGGCCGACACTAACTGGTGGTACAGCGATGAATGCGGCAGCCCTTAACACCCCAACAATGACGAAACTTCCACCTTACGAGGTAGACACAGAGAGAGTCAtgtcaaagagaaaattaAGAGAACTGGTCAAGACTGTAGGTATAGACGAAGGTGACGGAGAGACTGTAATAGATGGTGATGTCGAGAGCCTGTTGCTCGATCTCGCCGATGATTTCGTTAGTAATGTTACAGGGTTTGCCTGCCGGCTGGCTAAGCACAGAAAATCTGACAACCTCGACACTCGCGACATACAGCTACATCTCGAAAGAAACTGGAATATAAGAATCCCTGGTTATTCGGCCGATGAGATTAGAAGCACCAGGAAATGGAATCCAAAACCTAGTTACAACCAAAAAATGCAGGCAATCAACTCAGACAAAGCTACCTCCGCTAAAAACGCATCCTCAGGCAAGTCGCTATCACAGTCCAAATAG
- the DIP2 gene encoding snoRNA-binding rRNA-processing protein DIP2 (similar to Saccharomyces cerevisiae DIP2 (YLR129W); ancestral locus Anc_8.324) encodes MVKSYQRFEQSASFGVISSNSNCVYIPPANRKGLGQVLTGGLEKVNLWDLKTGDLVSCLSDGLPPGSIDAKSTKPAETTYLEYHAETNLLAVGYAEGVIKVWDLMSKTVLLTLNGHKSAVTILKFDITGTRLISGSQDSNIIMWDLIGEVGLYKLRSHKGAISGLWLEKDEWLISTSRDGLIKVWDLKTQQCVETHIAHTGECWSLGVHEDLAITASADSQVKIWHLNFESEAGSKLIEKGIYEKQSNQRGSSIEFVTTTDETTFFYIQNADKSIEIFRIRKEEEILKATRKREKRLKEKGLSDEEIKQNIQDGYISMIMHPFQILRSNFKVKAAAWGQATASKLDLVVTTASNTVEYYTIPYEKREPKLPAPNRLHSVELQGHRTDVRAMDISNDSSLLATASNGTLKVWNLKTRMCLRTFDCGYALCCRFLPGGFLIVVGTRNGDLQLFDLASSTMLDNKEGAHDAAIWSLDITSDGKKLVTGSADKSVKFWKFQVEKDLIAGTVDKFAPVMKLSHDTTLELNDDVLSVRISPEDKYFAISLLDNTVKVFFLDSMKFYLSLYGHKLPVLSIDISFDSKVIITSSADKNIKIWGLDFGDCHKSLFAHQDSIMSVKFLPESHNFFSCSKDGLVKYWDGDKFECIQKLAGHQSEVWALAISNNGKYVVSASHDRSIRIWEETEDQVFLEEEREKELEEQNETALLSSLEEGSGDAAFRKDVGGDEADQDEAADVRKQTIESLKAGERLMEALDLGIPEIENREHYEKELKAWNKHKGDAKPVKPPGNAILTAISKTPEEYILETLARIKPSQLEDALLVLPFSYVLKFFRFIDAALLDNRILQHNLPLICKNLFFIVKSNHRELVSQKNEELKLRIAKVKDLLRGALKSNEDDLGFNIEGLKFIRRQWDLRHKLEFVDDYSQREQEDKTAKKRVFETIV; translated from the coding sequence ATGGTCAAGTCGTATCAGCGTTTTGAGCAATCCGCTTCTTTTGGGGTTATTAGTTCGAACTCCAATTGTGTCTACATTCCGCCTGCAAACAGAAAGGGATTAGGTCAAGTGCTTACTGGTGGTCTTGAGAAAGTTAACCTTTGGGATCTGAAGACAGGAGATCTTGTTAGCTGCCTTTCTGATGGATTACCTCCGGGATCGATAGATGCAAAATCTACGAAGCCTGCCGAGACCACATACCTAGAATATCATGCAGAGACTAATCTTTTAGCCGTCGGATACGCAGAAGGTGTCATCAAAGTGTGGGATCTTATGTCCAAGACTGTACTTTTGACTTTAAATGGACATAAGTCTGCCGTGACTATCTTGAAGTTTGATATAACAGGTACAAGATTGATTTCAGGTTCACAGGATTCCAATATCATCATGTGGGATTTGATCGGCGAAGTTGGACTGTATAAACTGCGTTCTCACAAAGGTGCTATCTCAGGACTATGGTTAGAGAAGGATGAATGGCTGATAAGTACTTCTAGAGATGGTTTGATCAAGGTATGGGATTTGAAAACTCAACAGTGTGTTGAGACTCATATTGCACATACTGGAGAGTGTTGGTCTCTTGGAGTACATGAGGACTTGGCTATTACGGCCAGCGCTGATTCCCAAGTGAAGATATGGCATCTCAATTTCGAAAGCGAAGCGGGTTCAAAATTGATAGAGAAGGGAATATACGAAAAGCAAAGTAATCAAAGAGGATCTTCGATCGAGTTCGTAACTACAACAGATGAAACCACCTTTTTTTACATCCAGAATGCTGACAAAAGTATAGAGATCTTCAGGATTAggaaggaagaagagatcttgaaagccaccagaaagagagagaaaAGACTGAAGGAGAAAGGTTTGTCAGATGAGgaaatcaaacaaaataTACAAGATGGATATATATCCATGATAATGCACCCATTCCAGATTTTGAGATCAAATTTTAAAGTCAAGGCGGCAGCTTGGGGTCAGGCTACAGCTTCAAAACTTGATCTAGTGGTGACAACGGCCAGTAACACTGTAGAATACTATACTATTCCATATGAAAAGAGAGAACCAAAATTACCAGCTCCTAACAGGCTCCATAGCGTTGAGTTACAAGGACATAGAACCGATGTGCGAGCAATGGATATCAGCAACGATTCTAGTTTGCTCGCGACAGCTTCTAACGGTACATTGAAGGTATGGAATCTCAAGACTAGAATGTGTTTGAGAACCTTTGACTGTGGTTACGCATTGTGCTGCAGGTTCTTGCCAGGTGGCTTCTTAATTGTGGTCGGCACAAGAAATGGTGATTTGCAACTTTTCGACCTCGCCTCTTCGACCATGTTGGACAACAAAGAAGGTGCACACGATGCCGCAATTTGGTCCCTAGATATTACCAGTGATGGTAAGAAGCTTGTCACTGGGTCGGCCGACAAGTCtgtcaaattttggaaatttcaagttgaaaaggATCTCATCGCTGGAACTGTTGACAAATTTGCCCCTGTTATGAAACTATCGCACGATACAACTTTAGAATTGAACGACGATGTTCTAAGCGTGAGAATATCGCCAGAAGACAAGTATTTTGCAATTTCGCTGCTGGACAATACTGTCAAAGTATTTTTTCTAGACAGCATGAAGTTTTATTTGAGTTTGTACGGGCATAAACTGCCGGTACTTTCAATAGACATATCctttgattcaaaagtCATCATTACTTCATCGGCGGATAAGAACATAAAGATATGGGGCCTCGATTTTGGTGATTGTCATAAGTCATTGTTCGCCCATCAAGATTCTATTATGAGCGTCAAGTTCTTACCAGAATCTCACAACTTTTTTAGTTGCTCTAAAGATGGTTTAGTCAAATACTGGGATGGAGACAAATTCGAATGCATTCAAAAGCTGGCGGGACATCAGAGTGAAGTTTGGGCTTTGGCGATTTCAAATAACGGAAAGTATGTCGTTTCAGCATCTCATGACCGCAGTATCAGAATATGGGAAGAAACGGAAGACCAAGTGTTCttggaggaagaaagagaaaaggaattggaagaacAAAATGAGACCGCTTTGTTGTCGtcacttgaagaaggttcTGGGGACGCGGCTTTCAGGAAAGATGTAGGTGGCGACGAGGCTGATCAGGATGAAGCAGCTGATGTGCGTAAACAAACTATCGAATCTCTGAAGGCCGGTGAGCGTTTAATGGAAGCATTAGATCTTGGTATACCCGAAATCGAAAACAGAGAGCATTATGAGAAGGAATTAAAGGCTTGGAATAAGCATAAAGGAGATGCGAAACCAGTCAAGCCACCTGGAAATGCAATCTTAACAGCAATCAGCAAGACTCCAGAGGAATACATTTTGGAAACGTTAGCAAGAATAAAACCTTCACAGCTGGAAGATGCGTTGTTAGTCCTTCCATTCTCCTACGTCctcaagttcttcagaTTCATTGACGCTGCATTACTAGATAACAGGATATTACAGCATAACCTTCCTttgatttgcaagaacttGTTTTTCATTGTTAAATCAAATCACAGAGAATTAGTCTCCCAGAAAAACGAAGAACTGAAGTTACGCATTGCAAAGGTAAAAGATTTGTTAAGAGGCGCATTAAAGTCTAACGAAGATGATCTGGGATTTAACATCGAAGGGCTGAAATTCATCAGACGGCAGTGGGACCTCCGTCATAAGcttgagtttgttgatgattATAGTCAAAGAGAACAGGAGGACAAAACAGCCAAAAAGAGAGTATTCGAAACTATAGTATGA